CTGACACCCAGCCTGTATTCAGGAGAATGCTGACACCCAGCCTGTATTCAGGAGAaggtagggtgggtgggtggtagggtgggtgggAGGTAGCGTGGGTGGGTGGTAGGTAGGGTGGAAGGTGGGTGGGAGGTGGGTGGGAGGTAGGGTGGGGCGGGAGGTAGGGTGGGGAGGTAGGGTGGGTGGGAGGTAGGGTGGGAGGTAGGGTGGGCGGGAGGTAGGGTGGGTGGGAGGTAGGGTGGGAGGGAGGTAGGGTGGGAGGTAGGGTGGGTGGGAGGTAGGGTGGGTGGAAggtagggtgggagggagggtgggtgggaggTAGGGTGGGTGGGAGGTAGGGTGGGAGGGAGGTGGGTGGGAGGTAGCGTGGGTGGGAGGTAGGGTGGGTGGAGGTAGGGTGGGTGGGAGGTAGGGTGGGAGGTAGGGTGGGTGGGAGGTAGGGTGGGTGGGAGGTAGGGTGGGTGGGAGGTAGGGTGGGAGGTAGGGTGGGTGGGAGGTAGGGTGGGAGGTAGGGTGGGTGGGAGGTAGGGTGGGTGGGAGGTAGGGTGGGTGGGAGGTAGGGTGGGAGGTAGGGTGGGTGGGAGGTAGGGTGGGAGATccaaatgggtcaactttgagcaccccTAGCTCCTCAAAAGGGATgcggtcaaaaagtgattgaaatcaaaaTGGAACGACCCAAAGACAACATTTCCAAACCCCCAAAGTTAACCCTGAGATTCAACCAAAGAAGCTGATTGTTATAAGATCACCTTTCTTCCTCCAGCGAGCGTTAGAGCCGGGCGGAGTGGAGGTCTGGGGTGGTGGAGAGGAAGGCAGGGCAGGAGGGGCTGGCATGGGGGGCCTCTGCTGTTGTTGTAGCTCAGGCCCAGACACTTCCAGTGGAGATTGGAGGTACTGAGAGAAGGAGCCAAAGGATCCCTCAGGGAGCTGGGGCTGGTCTGTGAGGCCTGGGGGCTGGGTGAGCTGGGTGGCTGACAACCCCCCACCACCAGGCTCCTGGAGGGAGAAAGCCCCAGGGAGCAGGGCCGAGTTGGGGTCCAGGCCCAGGAGAGATCCATCCTCTGGGGGATGGTAAGGGGAGGGAGCCAGGGCAGAGAGGGGGTCAGACCCAGCGGACCCAGGGACAAGGTGGGAGGGTTCGGACTCCATGGGCTCCTGCTGCTGTGGGGTCTCCTGGTCTGTACTGGAGGGGTCTGTAGCCATGGGAACAGCAGCATCAGGGTCAGCATCAGGGTCAGGCTTGACCTCTGCCTGCTCGCCAGCCTTGGCCTTGCCCCTGGCCACCTTGGCACAGGTGTGGAGGTGTTTGAGGAGGGCACGATAGGAACGTAGCTTGGACCGACAACTCTGacacctgacagagagagagagagagagagagagagagagagaggggaataatCTATGGATTGGGAACAAGATAATCATCAAACACCTGGCAGAGGAACTTCTGGAGAATGGGAGTATCtccatgtacacacacaaacacaaataccTACAGGAAGTATGTGTTGGGTTTGTGGTGCTGCCTCATATGCTCCATCAGGAGCAGCATGCTGGCGAAGGAGCCGTTGCAGCCGGTCGAGGAGCAGAGGAACACTTTccctgagaggagggagagcgacAGCGAGTACATTTCat
The sequence above is drawn from the Coregonus clupeaformis isolate EN_2021a unplaced genomic scaffold, ASM2061545v1 scaf0393, whole genome shotgun sequence genome and encodes:
- the znf414 gene encoding zinc finger protein 414 isoform X3, with product MSELVRLLSTSPIPPVDRSSPTNTTMSTGMASAPLPQPTSNTTQGQRLTCTLYGCQRVYTDPDSLARHIKDHQNHIPTQSLPGKVFLCSSTGCNGSFASMLLLMEHMRQHHKPNTYFLCQSCRSKLRSYRALLKHLHTCAKVARGKAKAGEQAEVKPDPDADPDAAVPMATDPSSTDQETPQQQEPMESEPSHLVPGSAGSDPLSALAPSPYHPPEDGSLLGLDPNSALLPGAFSLQEPGGGGLSATQLTQPPGLTDQPQLPEGSFGSFSQYLQSPLEVSGPELQQQQRPPMPAPPALPSSPPPQTSTPPGSNARWRKKEAQRSLSHRWTSPPASHRLTRDGAQVSPSTAVFYGNTPGGATAVSSVATPPPTGRR
- the znf414 gene encoding zinc finger protein 414 isoform X1; translated protein: MSELVRLLSTSPIPPVDRSSPTNTTMSTGMASAPLPQPTSNTTQGQRLTCTLYGCQRVYTDPDSLARHIKDHQNHIPTQSLPGKVFLCSSTGCNGSFASMLLLMEHMRQHHKPNTYFLCQSCRSKLRSYRALLKHLHTCAKVARGKAKAGEQAEVKPDPDADPDAAVPMATDPSSTDQETPQQQEPMESEPSHLVPGSAGSDPLSALAPSPYHPPEDGSLLGLDPNSALLPGAFSLQEPGGGGLSATQLTQPPGLTDQPQLPEGSFGSFSQYLQSPLEVSGPELQQQQRPPMPAPPALPSSPPPQTSTPPGSNARWRKKGQSFNSRILWKHTRGRYSCVQCGHATPNRKEMTAHIKGQHKSPAAKPGNDTDVHEASPSSDRGHTHL
- the znf414 gene encoding zinc finger protein 414 isoform X4 codes for the protein MSTGMASAPLPQPTSNTTQGQRLTCTLYGCQRVYTDPDSLARHIKDHQNHIPTQSLPGKVFLCSSTGCNGSFASMLLLMEHMRQHHKPNTYFLCQSCRSKLRSYRALLKHLHTCAKVARGKAKAGEQAEVKPDPDADPDAAVPMATDPSSTDQETPQQQEPMESEPSHLVPGSAGSDPLSALAPSPYHPPEDGSLLGLDPNSALLPGAFSLQEPGGGGLSATQLTQPPGLTDQPQLPEGSFGSFSQYLQSPLEVSGPELQQQQRPPMPAPPALPSSPPPQTSTPPGSNARWRKKGQSFNSRILWKHTRGRYSCVQCGHATPNRKEMTAHIKGQHKSPAAKPGNDTDVHEASPSSDRGHTHL
- the znf414 gene encoding zinc finger protein 414 isoform X2 encodes the protein MSELVRLLSTSPIPPVDRSSPTNTTMSTGMASAPLPQPTSNTTQGQRLTCTLYGCQRVYTDPDSLARHIKDHQNHIPTQSLPGKVFLCSSTGCNGSFASMLLLMEHMRQHHKPNTYFLCQSCRSKLRSYRALLKHLHTCAKVARGKAKAGEQAEVKPDPDADPDAAVPMATDPSSTDQETPQQQEPMESEPSHLVPGSAGSDPLSALAPSPYHPPEDGSLLGLDPNSALLPGAFSLQEPGGGGLSATQLTQPPGLTDQPQLPEGSFGSFSQYLQSPLEVSGPELQQQQRPPMPAPPALPSSPPPQTSTPPGSNARWRKKGQSFNSRILWKHTRGRYSCVQCGHATPNRKEMTAHIKGQHKSPAAKPDVHEASPSSDRGHTHL